The Cynocephalus volans isolate mCynVol1 chromosome 5, mCynVol1.pri, whole genome shotgun sequence genomic sequence tcttgttcctcatctaagaggaaaagctttcagcttttcactgaATATATTAGCtctgggcttgtcatatatgacctttattatgttgaggtcacattccttctatacctaatttgctgacctGTAAGAAtggctttaataaaaaaagacaaaagtgttCACAAGAATGTGGTGAAAAGGGAACCCTttttgtacactgctggtgggaatgtaaactggtacagtcatataaaaaaaactgtatgagggttcctcaaaaaattaaaaagagaactaccatatgctccagcaattccacttctgggtatatatgcaaaggaaatgaaatcagtgtgtcaAAGAGATATATGCATTCCCATGTTCAATTGGAACATTATCAACAATAGTCAatatatggaatcaatctaaatgtctattgaaggatgaatggacaaagaaaatgtggcatatacagtGATGATATTTCAGTCAACAAAAAACCACATATACagcagtggtcccataagactataaaggagctgaaaaattcctatcacttaGGAATTTGTAGCTATATTGTAGGATATTGTAGCTATAACATAGTAGTGTAACGCATTACTCAtgtaggagcaataggctatcctctatgatgttcacacaatgacgaAATTGCCTAACCACATCTTTCTCAAAATATATCCCCATCATTAATCAATGCATGACAACGGAATACTActtagcctttaaaaagaaggaaaatctagggccagcccatggctcacttgggagagtgtggtgctgataacaccaaagccacgggttcagagagcatggtgctaacaccaccaagtcaagggtcaagatccccttaccggtcatctattaaaaaaaaaaaaaggaaaatctgtcatttgtaacaacaATCTGTTatttggatgagcttggaggacattatacttagtgaaataagccaggcacagaaagagaaatactgtaatttcactatatgtggaatctaacaaAAACCGAAACtaatagaagcagaaaatagaatcATGGTTACCAGGTGCTGgccagggtggggaaggaggaaggggaatgGGGAAATGTTGCTTAAAGTGTACAAGGTTTCAGTCAGAAGGAATAAATTTTGGAGATCTATTGTGCAGCATGATGACCATAGGTAAGAATAATATACTGTACACTTGacaattgctgagagtagatgttttttctcctctgtctttttgttgttgttgttcttttattatctttttttcttttttcttcagagagtagattttaaatgttctcatcacaaaaaataacAATGTGAAAGGATGAATAcgttaattagctttatttaatcattccacaatgtacacataaatcaaaacatcatgtgcacaatatatacaatttttttgtcaatttaaaaaaataaaataaaatgagatctaCTTAAAATAATGCACCAATCTTATACACCTTATATCCCGAGGCTCAACTTCAAGTACTTCAACTTTCATTGTTAAAGATATTATCAGGCATGCTTTAATACGTTCAAAGTCTTCTCATATACCTAATTCACAGTGAGGGTTATGGTAATTATCTGCTTTGTCTCCAGCCTCTGTAACCTGATCATCTCAGCTGTTTCTGATGTGGGCTTTCTTAACCCTCACCTGTTGGTTCAGCTCCACTTAGGACTGAGAGTGGTCCCATTTCTAGTGGAACCCAGTTCAGTAGTTCTGCCTCCCAATTTTGTTGGCATTTCTATTCCTGTTCTTCTCTTTCATCCCGAGTCAAATAACTGGGcatgtattttgttcctttggtatCCTGCCAGTTTCTTAAATGGGCTCTATTTTTTCTCTGCCTGATCCCCAATTCCTCAGGACCATGGATCTTCCTTGCCGCTTGTTTTCTGTGGACTAGATTTCTCCCCTTAGATTGTTGATTCCTCATCCATGCTGCCTTTGCTGCCAAATACCTGTCCGATGTTCTGCCTGTTGTTGTCACcttctactttttccattttcaCCTTTAATTGTCTATTGGATTTAGCAGCATGGTGCCCTTTGATGACTCAGCAATAAGGATTTGGTGGATTGATGGGTACAGAAGCCATAATGAAGGCAGTTGTTATAGTCTTTCTAAGAGATTTGGCTTTGAAGGAGTGCAAAGAAATAACATGATAATTTAGATGGGAGAGATTTGGGCATATTTATAAGTCAGTAGGAATGATCCAGCTGAAAGCAAGCAGTTGgatatagagaaagagaaaggatagCTGATAGTACAAGATTGAGAAAGTGGGAGAGGCAGCTATCTTCCACTgtaagaacaagaacaacaacaacaaaaggcagtgagaagaaaaagagaataagcaGATACAAAGAAAGATGTGGAGACAAGAGTTGGTAAGTACCCAGGAGTACTTATTGCCTGGGTCGCAATCTTCTGTGAGGCCCAGTTATTCgagatatttcaaaatactttctactGGTTCCCcccaccacctttttttttttttttttaaagatgaccagtaaggggatcttaacccttgacttggtgttatcaacaccacactctcccaagtaagccacgggccagcccttccctttttctttacACTAGCCAAAGCCAGTTTCTAAGGCTTGCAAGAAGACACTTTGGTCATGACCTCACTGCATTTCAACTCTCCCCaaacttttcaacatttttaacaGCAAGGTTTCTGGCCTGAGTCAGTTATAAGAAATTCCAGAGTCCCTAGTACATTTGGAGCCTAAGTTTTACCCAAGACCTGTTTTTCCTCCATCTCTAAAACGATGATTTTGTCTCCTGCTTCACAGAAAAAACAGGCCTTATGAAGGAAACTCCTTCcctcagatatatatttttttatttatacctaCCTCCTGGAATTTCTGCTACATTCACATGGGAAAACTTTCTGAGGGAAGTGGTATCAGCAGGGTGTGCTCCTCCAATAACAGTTTCCtgattttcttaatcttttttaaagaaaaatttactaTTCCATTCGATAATTGATTAGGCCTTTCATTTTGGACAGAACTTCTATTTGTAAAAGCATATTCAAATGGGAAATCCTAACCCTTTGCAACTATTGTTTTTGCACACAAGTAACTTGGTAGGCTTCTCGATCATCTGTACTTTAGATTGTGGTGGAGctaattattgtttttgtttgtttgtttgtttgtttagcagctggcctatatggggacccaaacccttgatctCAGTCTTGggtataacactatgctctaactgactgagctaaccggccagcctttcATGGCATTTTCTGATCCAATGGAAGGACAATAACAACTCATGATATTGTGTGGCATTTTATGGCTATAAAacactttaacatttcttatctCATTTGAACTACTGGACAAAACTGAGTTTAGAATTGGGAGAGTTGTCTTGgttcccaactctgccacttccAAACTCAGTACTCGTATCAGGGATAAGTTACAGAGTGTGTGAGTGCTAAGAAACTTAGATATTTGTTCATCAGACAAGAAACAGTTACATAGCCACTAATCCTCTAGGGGCTCCGGTTCTCTGGTATTAAAAGGGGACTCCTTGTCTCTTTCTCTAGGAACCCCTTTGTTCAGAATTTAACAAAACTACCATGCTGCCAGCTGCCTTGAGGAGAGGGCATATGAGTGACCTTGTCTAGAAGACAGTGGAGAAAAGTTCTAGGAAAGGagatagagaaaaacaaatcctCAAATGTATTGataccacattaaaaaacaattatgataagtaaacaaatattttagtaCCTCAACTGAAATTTAAGAACAAAGCTTGACTATGATATTAAATGGACAGGAGGTAGGAAGGTATAGTAGTACTTAATAGCTGTTTTTGTATTTTGGGCCTGGCTCTCTCAGACACAGCTCTGTTTCCAGCAGTTAACAAACATCGttctttctttcaacaaatatttattatgagtCTAATATGTCAGACTTTACAGAACAGACTTACAGGAGCAAAACCAGAATGGTTTTAGCAACTGAGGTTGGAACAGGAACAGAACATTAGGCTTGAGACAAGGGGAGTGACGTCAGCAACCCTAAAGATAAGCAACAAGAGGATGTGAGGTGCCTGTGAATCTTCAACTTCTGCAGCCTTTCTGTCTTCGGTAAagctccacttttgtctctaAGGCCTTCATAAGCCTCAACTCTCTCTTCCCCAACTCCACCCAATCACTGTAAGTAACCACCctcaataatgatgatgatgataataatgataaaactaaactccttgtaaaccattcctgcttcattctttggtctcaggataccttATCAATTTGGTGGGCATTATACTGTTCACTCACACTTGGACACTGAGCCATCTCATTTCCACACAGAAGTTAGCAACACTGCTTTTCGAATCTTTTTAAAGGATTAGGGAGCCTATGAAATATAAAGGGACCTAAACTGATAATGTAAGAACAGTGATTATTATACCAGCAAACACTGTCGGACAGAAAGCTGATGGTGGGACTGGAGTTTAAAATACAAAAGTCATGTTTATCCAGTGCTGTGTTGTACAATAGGACAGTCACCTGCCACATGTGGCAACttaaacttaattaaaattaaataacatttaaaaaaattcagactgGCCAGTTACCTCATTTGATTAGAGCATTGTATTATaaaaccaaaatcaagggtttggatccacatactggccagctgcaaaaaaaaaaaaaaaagaaagaaaagaaataaaagaaaaaattcagctCTTTAGCTGAATGTCAACAGGCACATGTGGCaagtggctactgtattgaagAGCACAGATATAGAACGTTTCTATAACACTGCTGAAACTTCTACTGGAGAGCATTGATCTAGCAATATCCAGGGTAAAAGGGGTCCAGATATTACAGAAAGTTGGGCATTGGGATTATAACAACTTAAGTATAATATTGCTTAGGGCATccagtttccatttctctgtttctctactCAACAACTGTAAACTACTTTCCCAACTTTCTGGTATCTAGGAAGAATATGAACTGactgaaaacaataaatttcattctgcATGGCAATTAAAATTCTCACTAAATTCATaaatttgctttctgatttatcaATGAATATTGGAGGCATGTGTTTGAGAAAGGCTAAGTTTGATTACCCCTGAGTGGATCCAAACGTTGGGAAGGTTTTGCTTAAGGTGAGTGATAGAACGTGACGACATGTGCAGCTGTAAGAAACATGAGACTACTACACTCCCTTCTCTgacctccttcttcctccttttcaccCTGCTCAGCTAGGCTGGGTTAGTGTCCTTCCTTTGTACAGTACCCTGTACACCCCTACTAGAACCCTTACTACATTATATTAGCTGTCTATAGAGTGATCCATGCCATTAGTTATAAACTACTCAAGGGCagacattttattcattctttgtaACTAACATGATGCCTGGAACATAAGAGGTTCTCAGAATTAAGTTTCTGCTACAGATAAATTGTATGGTGTAAGTTAGACTTTTAGGGCCTGGTTAGCAATTCTCTGATGAAGGTACGAATAGGAAATTAAAGATTACATACTGAATTACAGCAATCTCATCAAAATAACCTTGGAGGATTAGGAGCAGGGAAAATGGGAGAGGGAGATTAGAACAATTCCCAATCCACCACCATCACCCAACCCAGGTATCCCAAGTGTGGAAACTAACATTTATGAAACAACTAATATATACTAACGCTTCACAAAAATCATAAACCTCCCATAAATACTATGAaatattattcccactttacaaatgaggaaacttaaTATCAAAGAGGATAAATCAACTCGAACACATGCCAGGCAACTAAAAATAACTAAAGTAGTTTTCAAGTCCAGAACTATTTCATACTTCTATATCTGATACAAATGGAATATTCACTGAAGACTGGGGAGAGATGAgaattagcattaaaaaaaaaatcctttaagagACACAATTTTATCATAAAAGCACTGAAACTTTActaagcttttatttttcctatttgacTTCTCAAAAAGGGTGGCACAGCCAAGAATTTCCTTTCATATGGTTTTATAATTGTATTTGCTTCCTTTCTATTCTGAGACTTTTCCATAAGAACATTCACTTTAAGTTGACTTCTACTGTGTGGCTGGAAGAGTGGATATGCAATAACTCTTTCAAactcttttatctctttctttactcTTTCACGCTTCTCATATGTAGGTGGCTGGTACTGGCTTTTTCTCAAGATTCTTTCCTTGAGTTTTTGCTCTGTAAGTTCTCTACCTCGAATCATGCGTTCTTGGTGATCTTTAATTTGCATCTGTTCCCTGTCATTTACCTGCTTTCTTCTCTGTGCATTCTGGATGCCTGGGTCTTCTGGCCTAATTTTTGGTGATGTTGTTTCAGTGGGGGGTTGTAGTATCTGTCTAAATGTTTTGTTCTTAAATTCTCTGGCCTGGCCTGTTTGATGTATGTGCCTTTCTATGTGTTTCATCTCTCTCTTGGGTAGCAAATAGTACTGTTTTTGTCCCTGTATGCTTTGGGTTGTTTTCCCctccattttcttcttgatttcatTGCCTGTCTCCTCTTCTTTCATCATTTCCACTATTCTTTTATTGTAATAAGACTCTGCTTTGGCAAGCCAGTAGTCAAGAGAAAGAGCCTGCTCTTTACAGAGTGTTTCATACTCCTCTTGATATTTTTGATTTATCAGTTGTCTTGCTGCTGTTGTATGCACACCACCTAGATTCTGTTGAAGTGAAATTCAGAGTTTTATAATgtaataatctttttcttttgaacacTGGAGCCCACCCTCCCTATTGACACCAAGAAAagatatgtactttttaaattttactttagtgTAATAATTGATTTTACTCCCTCACTCCCAGGTGAGTCTGTGAGCTCTGAAAGTACCCACCACCACAAATCAACAACTAGTTTTATAAACATATAGTTTGGGAGTTTTCAAAATGATACTTGGTTTTACAACTGTAGATATAGTTGGGAAGCATTTGCCATTGTAGACATTCTTCTTGAAGGTGTCACTTAGGCAGAAGGATTTTAAACCTAAGATTCCCTCTCTGAGTAGTTCCAAACTGTCTGATGTGAAGATAATTTATTTACCAAGATCTTTTTCTCCAGTGGGGACTGTTGACCTGCAGCAATCCTAGGATCTTTAGATGCTTTAGCCCAGGCCAATCTGGAagataaaaaggagacattagatTAGAATGTTGGAGGTGTCAGAACACACCTGCTCACATACTGAGTCAAAGAACATAATTGCTTTGGCCAAGATCAAGAGTATTTCCGTCACAAAGAGAAAACCTAATAGGCAGACTACAGCAGGGCCACTTTCCCCATGGGAAATCACTGCATTCCTATGGTGGAGAATCATGAATGCTCTTTTAATAAGAAGAGGATCTTTCCTATCATATGAACTAAAAGCATACTTCTCCTGTGGATTCAGCGTGAACCATTCTGAATCTTGTATCAGGGGTTGGGAGAGGGAAGCAATAGGTTCCTTGGTGAGGTGTTGCCCAAGTACATCTATGCCAGATCCCTTAGTCCTCCAGCCTCCTCTGTTTTCTGAGCTAATTCTAGACTTCAGGTTTATCACTTCATCCTCTTTCtgctgtttcttgatctgggccCTCTCTGCCTCTATCAGCACATACAGCATCTCTGCCCTCTAATCTTTTGTTCTGAAATTCTGTTCTTATTTGGTCACTCACCCCTCTGCTTGCCTACACTGTCATCATTCTTAACCCTAAATCCATTATGAGACCATTCCCTGTTGAGCCCCTCAGGATGGGAAGCTGTGGTTACTCTATGCTTATTTATAGGGCAGACTGATGTCAACAAAAGAGACTACCAACTTTTATGTGTTGTCCCTGGTCAAATCTGAGTTTACTGTGAGGTCATATTTAAGCCACTGAGGATGCCTAGCATTTCATCACTGTGCTTTTTATACCATTTATAAttaaaagcatgggctttggagcctGACAcagctggatttgaatcctattTCCACCACTTCCTATGTGTGTGACTCAGGGAAAGTAACTGAACTTCTCTCTAtgtcaatttcttcatctattaaaatGAAGATATAAGACAAAAATCTGCTTCTCgggattacaaagaaaaaatatgaattagaTGTAAATAGCTTGGCTTGATGCTATATgttaagttctcaataaatggtagttatcTATCCCTCACAGGTCAAGTCCTTGACTCTCTGTAGACTTTCTAGTCTATGTCACATTGGCTTTGCCTTCCCCTAAActcttaacattttttatttctacaactcatttgaaaattaatcatgCCTTACATTGTGATATCTGTATTCATATATTACTTTCAACACTTTTATGCTGAAATTTAGGCTCATAAAGGGTGGGAACTATAATTTCTACCTATAAATATAATGATCTGTATATATTATCAGAGAGAATCTGATATCAAATATTCAATCTCACTGACCTCTTTGGCACATTCTTATTTGCCTGACTATATGTACctattttgagaataaaaaatattaccatcttacttttatttctctatacATAGCATCCAGCACAGTACTTATCATTAGAGTCTCTGATCTCAAGTTCTCAAAATTAATGATTTGTTGATTATCCTTATCACATAATATATAAGTATTTTCCTCTCTTATATTGCCATAACATTGTATCTATCTTTATTAAGGTATTTACCAATCTTCCTCCAAGTTTACAGGCATATTTGTCTTATATGCCTGTCCTGGGCTCTCACAGTCTGTACCTACTAGTAAACTTTCACTGTATTCTAATTATTCATTTGTGCTCTTTGAGGTCAAGGAACACAGACTTCAACTTTGCTTCCTCAGCCTCAGCTCAAAGCCTGgcataggtactcaataaatacttattgagtagATTGTGAGCTCTTGTTGGGAAAGGGCCATGCCTTTTAATGCTTGTGTCCCTTTACTGCATCATCTGCAGTTCCCTAGTTCACTACCAGCCCTCCCACCACTACCACCCAACCTAATAGCTGTGCTAAGATCTTTCATATAAAAGTTCTGGAGCTATCACTATTAGGATAGTATTCATGGCggatgctcaatgaatgtttgtcAAATTAAAAAGGGAAAGCTGGAGAGGATGGAGGGCTAACTTCAATTTCCATTTTTtga encodes the following:
- the LOC134377618 gene encoding uncharacterized protein C10orf120-like; this translates as MLYVLIEAERAQIKKQQKEDEVINLKSRISSENRGGWRTKGSGIDVLGQHLTKEPIASLSQPLIQDSEWFTLNPQEKLAWAKASKDPRIAAGQQSPLEKKILNLGGVHTTAARQLINQKYQEEYETLCKEQALSLDYWLAKAESYYNKRIVEMMKEEETGNEIKKKMEGKTTQSIQGQKQYYLLPKREMKHIERHIHQTGQAREFKNKTFRQILQPPTETTSPKIRPEDPGIQNAQRRKQGC